One region of Synergistes jonesii genomic DNA includes:
- a CDS encoding TolC family protein, with product MKIKIFKWPAAFAIAALFAGAAWAETLMLSECLAEAMSKNPDLTAYGEKIAAQRAAIGKAASTGRLQLSAGTSYTRRGTGLTNENNDGSYSTNVSAEQSISDWGRREARVAGAKLSTEAAEADLLAQRDTVVRNVCLAYYGLNRATRENQVAQTRCDNFEKRLKWARSYYEVGTKAKIEVTKAEADLASSKLAVVQTQASMAKFRAELANAMGEPMREIGAVEDLLDYQEWDMSLEEAAKRAQQGRPELAAKQKRVEYAKTNLTVQMKGLSPSLSASAGYGLGASSPFEDGEWSTKISLSVPITDGGLTKSNIEQAEAELRTAQAELRSLSNSVALEVREAWEALREAKESLASSTEAERSAKATLDLAEGRYAAGVGDNLEISDAVDSYASASAKRVLALYDCKAARLDLEKAIGGLNYGER from the coding sequence ATGAAAATCAAAATTTTTAAGTGGCCGGCGGCTTTCGCGATAGCGGCTCTCTTTGCCGGCGCAGCCTGGGCCGAGACTCTGATGCTCAGCGAATGCCTGGCGGAAGCCATGAGCAAAAATCCCGATCTCACGGCATACGGCGAAAAGATCGCGGCGCAGCGCGCCGCCATAGGAAAGGCCGCGTCTACGGGGCGGCTTCAGCTATCGGCCGGCACAAGCTACACGAGACGCGGCACGGGGTTGACGAACGAAAACAACGACGGCTCTTACTCCACCAACGTCAGCGCCGAACAGTCGATAAGCGACTGGGGGCGGCGTGAGGCGAGGGTCGCGGGCGCCAAGCTCTCGACGGAGGCGGCTGAAGCCGATCTGCTGGCCCAGCGCGATACGGTAGTGCGGAACGTCTGTCTGGCTTATTACGGATTGAACCGCGCGACGCGCGAAAACCAGGTCGCACAGACGCGCTGTGACAACTTTGAGAAGCGCTTGAAATGGGCGCGCTCGTATTATGAAGTCGGCACAAAGGCCAAGATCGAAGTGACGAAGGCCGAGGCGGATCTCGCGTCGTCGAAGCTCGCCGTCGTGCAGACGCAGGCCTCGATGGCCAAGTTCCGCGCCGAGCTTGCGAACGCGATGGGCGAGCCGATGCGCGAAATAGGCGCCGTCGAAGACCTTCTCGACTACCAGGAGTGGGACATGTCGCTCGAAGAGGCGGCGAAAAGGGCTCAGCAGGGGCGCCCCGAGCTCGCCGCGAAGCAAAAGCGCGTCGAATACGCCAAGACGAACCTCACAGTGCAGATGAAGGGCCTTTCCCCGTCGCTCTCGGCGTCGGCCGGCTACGGCCTGGGCGCTTCCTCTCCCTTCGAAGACGGCGAATGGAGCACGAAGATATCCCTCTCCGTGCCCATCACCGACGGAGGCCTTACGAAGAGCAATATAGAACAGGCGGAGGCGGAGCTTAGAACGGCTCAGGCCGAGCTTAGGAGCCTTTCGAACAGCGTCGCGCTCGAGGTGCGCGAGGCCTGGGAAGCTCTGCGCGAAGCAAAAGAATCGCTGGCCTCATCGACGGAAGCCGAGCGCTCGGCCAAGGCGACTCTCGACCTCGCCGAAGGCCGCTACGCGGCCGGCGTAGGAGACAACCTGGAAATATCCGACGCGGTCGACAGCTATGCGTCGGCGTCGGCAAAGAGAGTGCTCGCGCTGTATGACTGCAAAGCCGCGCGGCTTGATCTTGAAAAAGCAATTGGAGGATTGAATTATGGGGAACGGTAA
- a CDS encoding sensor histidine kinase, translating into MSVKRSLRTQLIFQYMVIVIVCMLIIPTAISELLDMQFRNFASERLRENESEIAELFAALYVQSGSWDICALLPMDADFLRWPMVTVQLTDEDGGEVRTYSRMSKREKRRGKSKENEPEILKEELIVSNRDILIDGRRVGGLRFLCVPFNFSPEGAFLRKFNRIMYYAVAFMLVTAGAIAFFMAFRISRPVLNAAKRAQQISRGNYQIEDKMESDITELSILIDSVDRLGSTLEAQEKLRRRLLSDVAHELRNPVTIIKSHLEAIEDGVWQPTPERIRLTVSEVDRLSQLIKEVERLTSIESAGHALALEKVDVSQIIEKAALVFDPLYKNKGVTLKREVEVDVAAVVDAGKIRQAIENLLSNALRYTDAGGEVSVTMKKEGGDFTVEVQDSGIGISDKDLPYIFERFYRTDVSRARASGGLGIGLAIVKAIIDAHGGTISVKSKAGEGSRFTLKVPRKDIE; encoded by the coding sequence ATGAGCGTGAAGCGCTCGCTGCGGACGCAGCTGATATTCCAGTATATGGTGATCGTCATCGTCTGTATGCTGATTATACCGACGGCTATTTCCGAGCTGCTCGACATGCAGTTCAGAAATTTCGCGTCCGAAAGGCTGCGCGAAAACGAATCTGAGATCGCGGAGCTATTCGCGGCGCTGTATGTTCAGAGCGGCTCATGGGACATCTGCGCGCTTCTGCCGATGGACGCGGATTTCCTGCGCTGGCCGATGGTCACTGTGCAGCTTACCGACGAAGACGGCGGCGAGGTGCGCACCTACAGCAGGATGTCGAAGCGCGAAAAGAGACGCGGCAAAAGCAAAGAGAATGAACCGGAGATTCTAAAAGAAGAGCTGATCGTCAGCAACCGCGACATACTGATCGACGGCCGCCGCGTCGGCGGGCTGCGCTTCTTATGCGTCCCATTCAATTTCAGCCCCGAGGGAGCCTTCCTCAGAAAGTTCAACCGCATCATGTACTACGCGGTGGCCTTCATGCTCGTGACGGCCGGCGCGATAGCCTTCTTCATGGCTTTCAGGATAAGCCGCCCGGTGCTCAACGCGGCGAAGCGCGCACAACAGATCAGCCGCGGAAACTATCAGATAGAAGACAAGATGGAATCCGACATAACGGAATTATCGATCCTCATCGATAGCGTCGACCGCCTCGGCAGCACGCTCGAAGCGCAGGAAAAACTTCGCCGCAGGCTGCTGAGCGACGTGGCCCACGAGCTGCGCAACCCGGTGACGATAATAAAATCTCACCTCGAAGCGATAGAGGACGGCGTATGGCAGCCGACTCCGGAGAGGATACGCCTTACCGTCAGCGAAGTCGACCGCCTTTCACAGCTTATCAAGGAGGTCGAAAGGCTGACGAGCATAGAAAGCGCCGGACATGCTCTCGCGCTCGAAAAGGTCGACGTCTCTCAGATCATAGAAAAGGCCGCGCTCGTCTTCGACCCTCTTTACAAAAACAAGGGAGTGACGCTGAAGCGCGAGGTAGAGGTCGACGTAGCCGCGGTCGTCGACGCCGGAAAGATCCGCCAGGCGATAGAGAATCTTCTATCAAACGCGCTGCGCTATACCGACGCGGGCGGCGAGGTCTCCGTCACGATGAAGAAGGAGGGCGGAGATTTCACGGTCGAGGTGCAAGACAGCGGCATCGGGATTTCAGATAAGGACCTGCCGTATATATTCGAAAGATTTTACAGAACCGACGTGTCCCGCGCGAGAGCGAGCGGCGGTCTCGGGATAGGGCTCGCGATAGTGAAGGCGATAATCGACGCGCACGGCGGGACTATATCGGTAAAAAGCAAAGCCGGCGAAGGAAGCCGCTTCACGCTGAAAGTACCGCGCAAGGATATCGAATAA
- a CDS encoding response regulator transcription factor, with the protein MNILIIEDERAIAEVEKAYIERDGHSAEIAGDGVTGLAMFNSGNFDLVLLDLMLPGMAGADVCTEIRRKSNAPIIMVTAKSGEDDIVAGLDAGADDYIVKPFSPRILMARIRANLRRGGEEGASTGLIKVGSSLVIDPQNFTVKKNGEEISLTRNEFMILSKMASRPEKTWSRDDLITYALGYEYEGFERSIDSYIKNIRKKLCDAEHDNGYIRTVHGFGYKISDVSK; encoded by the coding sequence ATGAATATTTTGATAATAGAGGATGAACGCGCGATAGCCGAGGTCGAGAAGGCGTATATCGAGCGCGACGGGCACAGCGCCGAGATTGCGGGGGACGGCGTGACGGGGCTCGCGATGTTCAATTCGGGCAATTTCGACCTTGTGCTGCTCGACCTGATGCTGCCGGGCATGGCCGGCGCCGACGTCTGCACGGAGATTCGCCGCAAATCGAACGCGCCGATAATCATGGTGACTGCAAAGAGCGGCGAGGACGACATCGTCGCGGGGCTCGACGCCGGCGCCGACGATTATATCGTAAAGCCCTTCTCGCCGAGGATCCTGATGGCACGCATCCGAGCGAATCTAAGGAGGGGCGGCGAGGAGGGCGCGTCGACCGGTCTCATCAAGGTCGGCAGCTCTCTCGTGATCGACCCGCAGAATTTCACCGTTAAGAAGAACGGCGAGGAAATATCGCTGACGCGCAATGAATTCATGATTCTCTCGAAGATGGCTTCGCGCCCTGAAAAAACGTGGAGCCGCGACGACCTCATCACCTACGCGCTCGGCTACGAGTACGAGGGCTTCGAGAGATCGATAGACAGCTATATAAAAAATATCAGAAAGAAGCTCTGCGACGCGGAGCACGACAACGGATACATCCGCACGGTGCACGGCTTCGGATATAAAATTTCGGACGTCTCGAAATGA
- a CDS encoding tryptophan transporter, whose protein sequence is MNGKEIKAANERTVAAEKKAAGAGLSVSQIMLVALLLASGAVMKFFIGSIFSAGMKPNFIIAMYCLAILLVKPKLKDALIIGLLAGAVCQFFPGTPYLNFPSEAAGAAVMALFVMAGRRAGGALMPALSTFVSTVVSGGVFMILLYALFFSGGSRVPAPLALFLGIIFGTAAVNALIVQLLYLPVAAAMRIRADVKKEH, encoded by the coding sequence ATGAACGGCAAAGAAATTAAGGCGGCAAATGAGAGAACGGTGGCGGCAGAGAAAAAGGCGGCGGGGGCGGGGCTTTCGGTATCGCAGATTATGCTCGTCGCGCTGCTGCTTGCGTCGGGCGCGGTGATGAAGTTTTTCATCGGATCGATATTTTCGGCGGGCATGAAGCCGAACTTCATCATCGCGATGTACTGCCTGGCGATACTTCTCGTAAAACCGAAGCTTAAGGATGCGCTCATCATTGGGCTGCTCGCAGGAGCGGTCTGCCAGTTTTTTCCTGGCACTCCTTACCTTAACTTCCCGAGCGAGGCGGCGGGAGCGGCAGTGATGGCGCTTTTCGTGATGGCCGGGCGCCGCGCCGGCGGGGCTCTGATGCCCGCGCTGTCGACGTTCGTTTCGACGGTGGTGAGCGGCGGCGTTTTCATGATTCTACTTTACGCACTTTTCTTCTCAGGCGGAAGCAGAGTTCCGGCCCCTCTTGCGCTATTTCTCGGAATAATCTTCGGCACTGCCGCAGTCAACGCTCTCATCGTGCAGCTCCTCTACCTGCCGGTAGCGGCGGCGATGCGCATCCGTGCCGACGTAAAGAAGGAGCACTGA
- a CDS encoding energy-coupling factor ABC transporter ATP-binding protein produces MIRIENLSFIYEGSEKKALSSLSLHIPKGSFAGVTGASCSGKSTLLRAVAGIVPHFMRGRFFGAVKVNGVDTLDTSPQKLAATVGFLGEDIESQMICETVEEEILFGLENFAVPHGEIEGRIERVMEMFSLAPLRKRKISSLSGGQRQKTALAAVIALSPQLLILDNPSAELDPVATESLYEALSALNSRGVTIVTAEQKPGILCRFATHMTVMSEGRAVLNGSAQQVMDETELLRSAGVMLPRRAELSGRLAAEGLYRGGTPLNIPSAAEMIRGMAQ; encoded by the coding sequence ATGATTCGCATCGAGAATCTTTCGTTCATCTATGAGGGCAGTGAGAAAAAAGCTCTCAGCTCCCTTTCGCTGCACATTCCGAAGGGCTCTTTTGCCGGCGTGACCGGCGCAAGCTGTTCAGGCAAGAGCACGCTTCTGCGAGCGGTTGCGGGAATAGTGCCTCACTTCATGCGCGGGAGGTTCTTCGGCGCGGTGAAGGTTAACGGCGTCGACACACTTGACACCTCGCCGCAGAAGCTTGCTGCGACAGTCGGTTTCCTCGGCGAGGATATCGAAAGTCAGATGATCTGCGAAACGGTCGAAGAAGAAATTCTTTTCGGGCTTGAGAACTTCGCCGTTCCGCACGGCGAGATAGAAGGGCGCATCGAAAGGGTTATGGAAATGTTTTCGCTCGCGCCGCTGAGGAAAAGAAAAATATCGTCACTCTCCGGCGGTCAGAGACAAAAAACTGCCCTTGCCGCCGTGATAGCGCTTTCGCCGCAGCTGCTCATACTTGACAATCCTTCGGCGGAGTTGGATCCGGTGGCTACCGAGAGCCTTTACGAAGCGCTTTCAGCTCTCAATTCGCGCGGCGTGACGATAGTGACGGCTGAACAGAAGCCGGGAATCCTCTGCCGCTTCGCGACGCATATGACGGTGATGTCCGAGGGTCGCGCGGTACTGAACGGCAGCGCGCAGCAGGTGATGGACGAAACGGAGCTTCTGAGGAGCGCCGGCGTCATGCTCCCACGCAGGGCCGAGCTGAGCGGGCGACTCGCCGCCGAGGGGCTCTACAGAGGAGGAACGCCGCTTAACATACCGAGTGCTGCGGAAATGATAAGGGGAATGGCGCAATGA
- a CDS encoding energy-coupling factor ABC transporter ATP-binding protein, with the protein MKVIEFKNVSYGCGEGNLLTDVSFGIQKGSFTALAGENGAGKSTLCRLAAALLRPVSGEVISNGLSTSKEKTARFAAFTGFLFQNPDRQICRSTVREEMAFGLKYTALGGREAELALSETIEEFGFAPEREIFSMTRGERQMLALASVLVRKPEILVADEPTSGLDARQYAVAAEKLKEARRRGATVLMVTHDMELAEETADEMLVVAGGRITAHAPVEEIFSDRALMKRSSLRQTEIREIAALLGGDFAKAASAYEMAEIIKNKRKRMVA; encoded by the coding sequence ATGAAGGTAATCGAATTCAAAAACGTATCCTACGGCTGCGGAGAGGGGAATCTTCTGACGGACGTATCGTTCGGCATACAAAAGGGCTCCTTTACCGCGCTCGCCGGAGAAAACGGCGCCGGCAAATCGACGCTCTGTCGTTTGGCTGCCGCGCTGCTTCGTCCCGTCAGCGGAGAAGTCATTAGCAACGGCTTAAGCACGTCAAAAGAAAAAACGGCCCGCTTCGCCGCGTTCACAGGCTTTCTCTTCCAGAATCCCGACCGGCAGATATGCCGTTCGACCGTCCGCGAAGAGATGGCCTTCGGCCTCAAATACACAGCTCTCGGCGGCAGGGAAGCGGAGCTCGCGCTCTCGGAGACGATCGAAGAGTTCGGCTTCGCGCCTGAGCGGGAGATATTCAGCATGACCCGCGGCGAGCGCCAGATGCTTGCGCTGGCTTCCGTACTCGTGCGCAAGCCGGAAATACTCGTAGCGGACGAGCCGACGTCCGGACTCGACGCCCGCCAGTACGCCGTCGCCGCCGAGAAGCTCAAGGAGGCGCGCAGACGCGGCGCTACCGTTCTCATGGTCACGCACGATATGGAACTCGCCGAGGAGACGGCCGACGAAATGCTCGTCGTAGCTGGCGGCAGAATAACGGCGCACGCGCCAGTAGAGGAGATTTTTTCCGACCGCGCGCTGATGAAAAGATCTTCGCTGCGGCAGACGGAGATACGCGAGATCGCCGCGCTGCTCGGCGGAGACTTCGCGAAAGCCGCCTCGGCCTACGAGATGGCCGAGATAATAAAAAATAAGCGGAAGAGGATGGTGGCGTAG